Proteins found in one Seonamhaeicola sp. S2-3 genomic segment:
- a CDS encoding sodium:solute symporter family protein, translated as MAVQDWTYILVGITFSIYIGIAIWSRASSTKDFYVAGGGVSSWANGMATAADWMSAASFISMAGIISFAGYDGAVYLMGWTGGYVLLALLLAPYLRKFGKFTVPDFIGDRYYSKTARIVAVFCALIVSFTYVAGQMRGVGIVFSRFLEVDINTGVIIGMLIVLFYAVLGGMKGITYTQVAQYCVLIFAFMVPAIFISFQMTGNPIPQFGFGDQLTDGSGYLLDKLDGLSTELGFSEYTEGSKTTIDVFAITLALMVGTAGLPHVIVRFFTVKRVRDARKSAGIALLLIVLLYTTAPAVAVFARTNMIETVSNKPYKSMPEWFKKWETTGLITFEDKNNDGNIQYVADASKNELTVDRDIMVLANPEIAKLPNWVIALVAAGGLAAALSTAAGLLLVISASVSHDLIKKVIKPSISEKGELVAARLSAVGAVVVAGYYGIHPPGFVAAVVALAFGLAAASFFPAIILGIFYKRMNKEGAIAGMVVGIVAMLLYMIKYKLGWFDDVVPDKSEWWFGISPEGFGTVAMVLNFIVSITIMKFTKAPPEDVQEIVENIRIPSGAGEAVNH; from the coding sequence ATAGCTGTACAGGATTGGACCTATATTTTAGTGGGTATTACTTTTTCAATTTACATAGGAATAGCCATATGGTCTAGAGCAAGTTCAACCAAAGATTTTTATGTTGCGGGTGGAGGTGTTTCATCATGGGCAAACGGAATGGCTACTGCTGCAGATTGGATGAGTGCCGCTTCTTTTATATCTATGGCGGGCATTATCTCTTTTGCTGGTTACGATGGTGCAGTTTATTTAATGGGCTGGACAGGAGGTTATGTGTTGTTAGCACTACTCTTAGCCCCTTATTTACGGAAGTTTGGTAAATTCACTGTTCCAGATTTTATAGGAGACCGGTATTACTCTAAAACAGCAAGAATTGTGGCGGTATTTTGTGCACTTATTGTGTCTTTTACCTATGTAGCTGGTCAAATGCGTGGTGTAGGTATCGTGTTCTCTCGTTTTTTAGAAGTAGACATTAATACGGGAGTAATTATAGGAATGCTCATCGTGTTGTTTTATGCTGTATTAGGTGGCATGAAAGGCATCACTTATACACAAGTTGCACAATATTGTGTGCTTATTTTTGCCTTTATGGTACCTGCTATTTTTATTTCGTTTCAAATGACAGGAAATCCTATTCCTCAGTTTGGATTTGGTGACCAATTAACAGATGGCTCTGGATATTTGTTAGATAAATTAGATGGATTAAGTACAGAACTTGGATTTTCTGAATATACCGAAGGTTCTAAAACCACTATAGATGTATTCGCTATTACTTTAGCGTTAATGGTTGGTACTGCGGGACTTCCGCATGTTATAGTAAGGTTCTTTACAGTTAAACGAGTTAGGGATGCACGAAAATCTGCTGGTATCGCATTATTGCTTATTGTATTACTATATACTACGGCACCAGCAGTGGCGGTATTTGCAAGAACTAATATGATTGAAACCGTTTCTAATAAACCATATAAAAGTATGCCAGAATGGTTTAAAAAATGGGAAACTACTGGTTTAATAACTTTTGAAGATAAAAACAATGATGGAAATATTCAATATGTAGCCGATGCATCTAAAAACGAATTAACCGTTGACAGAGACATTATGGTATTAGCTAACCCAGAAATTGCCAAATTACCAAATTGGGTAATAGCTTTAGTAGCAGCAGGAGGTTTAGCAGCAGCTTTATCTACGGCAGCTGGCTTGCTATTAGTAATTTCAGCTTCGGTTTCTCACGATTTAATTAAAAAAGTTATTAAGCCTTCTATTTCAGAAAAAGGCGAATTAGTTGCTGCACGTTTATCGGCAGTAGGAGCTGTTGTTGTAGCAGGCTATTACGGTATTCACCCACCAGGGTTTGTTGCTGCGGTAGTGGCTTTAGCTTTTGGTTTAGCAGCCGCTTCGTTTTTTCCAGCCATCATATTAGGAATTTTCTATAAACGTATGAATAAAGAAGGAGCTATTGCGGGAATGGTAGTAGGTATTGTAGCTATGTTATTATATATGATTAAGTATAAATTAGGATGGTTTGATGATGTTGTCCCCGATAAAAGTGAATGGTGGTTTGGAATTTCTCCTGAAGGATTTGGAACTGTGGCAATGGTACTTAATTTCATTGTTTCAATTACCATCATGAAATTTACCAAAGCGCCCCCTGAAGACGTTCAGGAAATTGTTGAAAACATTAGAATTCCAAGTGGAGCAGGGGAAGCCGTTAATCATTAA
- the nrfA gene encoding ammonia-forming cytochrome c nitrite reductase yields MKNKVLFIVTIIVVFLLGLLASSIVNRKNEAKYKYVPQVEISENEPRNEEWGKNFPAEYQSFLQTEQGDFTSFQGGSSMRDMLEEDTRLVVLWAGYGFSKDYSQGRGHQHAIEDIHNTLRTGGPKGEGDGPMPATCWTCKSPDVPRLMNEIGIAEFYSGKWADKGEEIVNPIGCADCHDSKTMKLTITRPALVEAFEAMGKDINKATHQEMRSLVCAQCHVEYYFNKNLPGKEGIPYLTLPWKNGMSVEAMEKYYDDMDFKDWTHKLSRAPMLKAQHPGYETYLTGVHADRGVSCADCHMPYKSEGGQKFTDHHIQSPLNNVANSCQVCHREEAEKLRANVYERQQKATESRLKLEDALVKMHVEAKKCWDLGATEEQMKDILMDIRHAQWRWDYAAASHGATFHSPVEIARVLNGGLDKATEGRVKLARLLAELGHNKPVEMPDLSTKEKAQEYIGLDMEKLTKEKEEFKENLLPKWLEAAKKREATYGTNKVSVAK; encoded by the coding sequence ATGAAAAACAAAGTATTATTTATAGTAACTATAATTGTAGTTTTCCTTTTAGGGTTATTAGCCTCTAGTATTGTAAATAGAAAAAATGAAGCTAAATATAAATATGTTCCACAAGTAGAAATTAGCGAAAATGAACCCAGAAATGAAGAATGGGGGAAAAATTTTCCTGCAGAATACCAATCATTTTTACAAACTGAACAAGGCGACTTCACCTCATTTCAAGGCGGTAGTTCTATGCGAGACATGCTAGAAGAAGACACTCGTTTAGTAGTACTTTGGGCTGGTTATGGTTTTTCTAAAGATTACAGCCAAGGACGCGGACATCAACACGCCATTGAAGATATTCATAACACTCTTAGAACGGGAGGGCCTAAAGGAGAAGGTGATGGCCCTATGCCTGCTACTTGTTGGACATGTAAAAGTCCTGATGTACCTAGGTTAATGAATGAAATTGGTATTGCAGAATTTTACAGTGGTAAATGGGCAGATAAAGGTGAAGAAATAGTTAACCCTATAGGTTGTGCAGATTGTCATGATTCTAAAACCATGAAACTTACCATTACTCGTCCTGCTTTAGTTGAAGCTTTTGAAGCTATGGGCAAAGACATTAATAAAGCAACACACCAAGAAATGCGATCTTTGGTTTGTGCACAATGCCATGTAGAGTACTATTTTAATAAAAACTTACCAGGAAAAGAAGGTATACCTTATTTAACATTACCTTGGAAAAATGGTATGTCTGTTGAAGCTATGGAGAAGTATTATGATGATATGGACTTTAAAGATTGGACTCACAAATTAAGTAGAGCTCCAATGCTTAAAGCCCAACACCCGGGTTATGAAACCTATTTAACTGGCGTACATGCAGATAGAGGTGTTTCTTGTGCAGATTGCCATATGCCTTATAAAAGTGAAGGCGGACAAAAATTTACAGACCACCACATACAATCGCCTCTTAATAATGTAGCTAACTCTTGCCAAGTGTGTCATCGTGAAGAAGCCGAAAAATTAAGAGCTAATGTGTATGAGCGTCAACAAAAAGCAACCGAAAGCAGATTAAAACTAGAAGATGCACTTGTTAAAATGCATGTTGAAGCTAAAAAATGTTGGGATTTAGGTGCTACTGAAGAGCAAATGAAAGATATTTTAATGGATATACGCCATGCGCAATGGCGTTGGGATTATGCTGCTGCTTCACACGGGGCTACATTTCACTCTCCTGTAGAAATTGCACGTGTTTTAAATGGTGGTTTAGATAAAGCTACAGAAGGTAGAGTAAAATTAGCGCGTTTATTAGCAGAATTAGGTCATAATAAACCTGTTGAAATGCCAGACCTTTCTACTAAAGAAAAAGCACAAGAATATATTGGCTTAGATATGGAAAAACTAACTAAGGAAAAAGAAGAGTTTAAAGAAAACCTTTTACCTAAATGGTTAGAAGCTGCCAAAAAACGCGAAGCAACTTACGGAACTAACAAAGTTTCTGTAGCAAAATAA
- a CDS encoding PhoH family protein, whose translation MNELIFELEEITPKEFFGAHNVNIELLKKYFPKLKIVARGNKIKAFGDEELLEEFDRRLTMLLKHYAKYNKLDENAIERVLTSVNSEEYSTSKQSGEVIVHGVGGKIIKAQTVNQRRLVESMRKNDMVFAIGPAGTGKTYTGVALAVQALKNKEVKRIILTRPAVEAGENLGFLPGDLKEKLDPYMQPLYDALRDMIAPEKLAHYIENGTIQIAPLAFMRGRTLDNAFVILDEGQNTTHAQMKMFLTRMGKNAKFLLTGDPGQIDLPRRTISGLKEALLILKNVEGVGIIFLDDKDVIRHKLVKKVIEAYKSIENRE comes from the coding sequence TTGAATGAATTAATTTTTGAACTTGAAGAAATCACTCCAAAAGAATTTTTTGGAGCACACAATGTTAATATTGAGCTTTTAAAAAAGTACTTTCCTAAACTTAAAATTGTAGCCAGAGGCAATAAAATAAAAGCCTTTGGTGATGAAGAACTTTTAGAAGAATTTGATAGGAGACTCACCATGCTTTTAAAGCATTATGCAAAGTATAATAAACTAGATGAAAATGCTATAGAACGTGTTTTAACAAGTGTAAATAGCGAAGAATATAGCACGTCTAAACAAAGTGGCGAAGTCATTGTTCATGGTGTAGGCGGTAAAATAATAAAAGCACAAACAGTAAATCAGCGTAGGTTAGTAGAAAGCATGCGTAAAAACGATATGGTTTTTGCCATAGGTCCGGCAGGAACAGGTAAAACCTATACAGGTGTTGCATTAGCGGTACAAGCATTAAAAAATAAAGAAGTAAAACGCATTATTTTAACGCGTCCCGCTGTAGAAGCAGGAGAAAATCTTGGGTTTTTACCAGGCGATTTAAAAGAAAAGTTAGACCCTTACATGCAACCCTTATATGACGCTTTAAGAGATATGATTGCACCAGAAAAATTGGCGCATTATATAGAAAATGGTACCATACAAATAGCGCCATTAGCTTTTATGCGAGGTAGAACTTTAGATAATGCATTTGTTATTTTAGATGAAGGACAAAACACTACCCACGCCCAAATGAAAATGTTTTTAACACGTATGGGTAAAAACGCCAAATTTTTATTAACAGGAGATCCTGGGCAAATAGATTTGCCACGGCGCACCATATCAGGTTTAAAAGAAGCCCTTTTAATCCTTAAAAATGTAGAAGGCGTAGGCATTATATTTTTAGATGATAAAGATGTAATTCGTCATAAACTTGTTAAAAAAGTAATAGAAGCCTACAAAAGTATAGAAAACAGAGAGTAG
- the nrfH gene encoding cytochrome c nitrite reductase small subunit, whose product MNLKRKEIFPNKKSKWRPVAVVMIGSLIGLGLFMAKEASLVSYMSNDPQACVNCHVMTPMYNSWMHSSHREYANCNDCHVPHNNVANKYFFKAKDGLFHASVFTARMEPEVMFMREASQEVVQNNCIRCHVQQVTQTKYDGWIEGHKENRTERQCWECHQEIPHGTVHGISTIRNNIAPIPTDTLTTVIPKWLNNQIKEKN is encoded by the coding sequence TTGAATCTAAAAAGAAAAGAAATATTCCCTAACAAAAAGTCTAAATGGCGTCCTGTTGCTGTAGTTATGATTGGCTCTCTTATTGGCTTAGGTTTATTTATGGCAAAAGAAGCCTCTTTAGTTTCTTATATGTCTAACGATCCTCAGGCATGCGTTAACTGTCATGTAATGACTCCAATGTATAATAGTTGGATGCATAGTTCACACAGAGAATATGCTAATTGTAATGACTGCCATGTACCACACAATAATGTAGCTAATAAATATTTTTTTAAAGCAAAAGATGGTTTATTTCATGCATCAGTTTTTACAGCAAGAATGGAGCCCGAGGTTATGTTTATGAGAGAAGCTTCTCAAGAAGTAGTACAAAATAACTGTATACGTTGCCATGTACAACAAGTTACACAAACTAAATATGATGGATGGATAGAAGGCCATAAAGAAAATAGAACCGAAAGACAATGTTGGGAATGTCATCAAGAAATACCACATGGTACTGTTCATGGTATTTCTACTATAAGAAACAACATTGCTCCTATTCCTACAGACACTTTAACCACGGTTATTCCTAAATGGTTAAACAATCAAATAAAAGAAAAAAACTAA
- a CDS encoding DUF4212 domain-containing protein gives MTKSKAKAYWKENIRYVLLLLAIWFLVSYGAGIIFKDELNAIKIGGFKLGFWFAQQGSMYVFVVIIFVYVRLMNKLDKKYGYDK, from the coding sequence ATGACTAAAAGTAAGGCAAAAGCCTATTGGAAAGAAAACATTCGCTATGTTTTATTGTTACTCGCTATTTGGTTTTTAGTATCCTACGGTGCGGGTATTATTTTTAAAGATGAATTAAATGCTATAAAAATTGGAGGTTTCAAACTAGGATTTTGGTTTGCCCAACAAGGTTCTATGTATGTGTTTGTTGTCATCATTTTCGTTTACGTTCGCCTAATGAATAAACTTGATAAAAAGTACGGTTATGATAAATAG
- a CDS encoding carbonic anhydrase yields MNTTIKLLTGLLVIFTVACNKTHKTTSQNHTEEHHWSYQGETAPIHWAEIEKNSDCDGNYQSPINIIHKDVDSVKINDDLKILYTPATLISEVENNGHSIQFDFEAGDSINYKGKTFYLKQIHFHEPSEHRINGIIYPIEMHLVHVSKKGEITVLGVLGEEGEESQLFEFFESFLPLKNGAVKEIHQKIDLSSLFLEDKHYYSYDGSLTTPPCTENVNWIVFKEPIILSVDEVLKLKNNMPVNNYRNEQALNGRVVNYHY; encoded by the coding sequence ATGAACACTACAATTAAACTTTTAACAGGTCTTCTTGTAATATTTACAGTAGCTTGTAACAAAACCCATAAAACAACAAGCCAAAACCACACAGAGGAACATCACTGGAGTTACCAAGGTGAAACCGCTCCTATTCATTGGGCCGAAATTGAAAAGAATTCTGATTGTGATGGAAATTACCAATCACCTATAAATATTATACACAAGGATGTAGATTCAGTAAAAATTAACGATGATTTAAAAATACTTTATACACCCGCTACTTTAATAAGTGAAGTTGAAAACAACGGACATTCTATTCAATTTGATTTTGAAGCTGGAGACTCCATAAATTACAAAGGAAAAACCTTTTACTTAAAACAAATTCATTTTCATGAACCTTCAGAACACAGAATTAACGGTATAATTTACCCTATTGAAATGCACTTAGTTCATGTAAGTAAAAAAGGGGAAATTACTGTTTTAGGCGTTTTAGGTGAAGAAGGCGAAGAAAGCCAATTGTTTGAGTTTTTTGAAAGTTTTTTACCGCTTAAAAATGGCGCTGTTAAAGAAATACATCAAAAAATTGATTTATCAAGTTTGTTTTTAGAAGACAAACATTATTACTCATACGATGGCTCTTTAACTACACCTCCATGTACTGAAAATGTGAATTGGATTGTGTTTAAAGAACCTATTATTTTATCGGTTGATGAAGTATTAAAACTTAAAAATAATATGCCTGTAAACAACTACCGTAATGAGCAAGCTTTAAACGGTAGAGTGGTTAATTATCACTATTAA
- a CDS encoding phosphoribosylaminoimidazolesuccinocarboxamide synthase, giving the protein MSNTIIDTNFNFPKQKSVYKGKVREVYNINNEQLVMIATDRLSAFDVVMPKGIPYKGQILNQIATKMMAATEDLVPNWLTATPDPNVAVGHLCEPFKVEMVIRGYMSGHAAREYKAGKRMLCGVPMPEGMKENDAFPEPIITPATKAEMGDHDEDISREDILKRGIVSEDDYVVLEDYTRKLFKRGSEIAASRGLILVDTKYEFGKTKDGKIVLIDEIHTPDSSRYFYAEGYEERQEKGEPQKQLSKEFVRQWLISNNFQGLEGQTVPFMSDEYIETVSERYIELYENITGETFVKADVSNIQERIEANVLAYLKGL; this is encoded by the coding sequence ATGAGTAACACAATAATAGATACCAACTTTAATTTCCCAAAACAAAAAAGTGTTTATAAAGGAAAAGTACGAGAAGTTTATAACATAAATAATGAGCAATTAGTAATGATTGCTACCGATAGGTTATCGGCTTTTGATGTAGTAATGCCTAAAGGAATTCCTTATAAAGGACAAATACTAAACCAAATAGCTACCAAAATGATGGCAGCTACTGAAGATTTAGTTCCTAATTGGTTAACAGCCACACCAGATCCTAATGTAGCTGTAGGGCATTTATGCGAACCTTTTAAAGTAGAAATGGTAATTCGTGGGTACATGTCTGGTCACGCAGCAAGAGAGTATAAAGCAGGTAAACGCATGCTTTGTGGCGTACCAATGCCAGAAGGTATGAAAGAAAATGATGCCTTCCCAGAACCCATTATAACACCAGCTACAAAAGCAGAAATGGGCGATCATGACGAAGATATTTCACGAGAAGATATTTTAAAACGCGGTATTGTTTCAGAAGATGATTATGTTGTTCTAGAAGATTATACACGCAAACTATTTAAGCGTGGGTCTGAAATTGCAGCTTCCAGAGGTTTAATTTTAGTAGATACCAAATATGAATTTGGTAAAACTAAAGACGGAAAAATAGTATTGATAGATGAAATTCATACCCCAGATTCTTCGCGTTATTTTTATGCTGAGGGGTATGAAGAACGACAAGAAAAAGGCGAGCCTCAAAAACAGTTGAGTAAAGAGTTTGTTCGTCAATGGTTAATCTCTAATAACTTTCAAGGTTTAGAAGGACAAACCGTACCTTTTATGAGTGATGAGTACATAGAAACGGTTTCAGAACGTTACATAGAACTTTATGAAAATATTACCGGAGAAACTTTTGTAAAAGCCGATGTTTCAAATATTCAAGAACGTATAGAAGCAAATGTTTTAGCTTATTTAAAAGGGTTATAA
- the ccsA gene encoding cytochrome c biogenesis protein CcsA — MNKLYKFFSSSTLALILLLVFAIAMAVATFVENDYGTAVAWASIYDAWWFEIVMVGLTICFIFNIVKYKLFRQEKWPIFLFHVAFIIIVLGAGITRYTSYSGIMRIREGASSNIIISDTKLLTATITDGKNEKTIHKKFSFSPLQNNHFEINTNFHGKKISITFNDYIADAAPEVVTDSINGTPLLEMVATSGNGRNTLYLQKGEIERIGLHQHEVGFESDKDNIINIYEENGLFKIKSPHDIDFFIMASQQAGKIKQDTLQNIVLRTLFRSGDFSFVPTAYHPYGKFKLKSSATSKTDNDKTLDDALIVNVKVDNQPTQETNLLYREGFLPIKHVGEFNDNLQVILSYGSGAIQTPFSLKLNDFQLERYPGSSSPSTYASEVMILDEDQQIPYRIYMNNVLDYKGYRFFQASYDTDEKGTVLSVNHDSLGTWTTYIGYFLMGIGMLFTLFGKTSRFQIINRKLKKLKKHTTIFIAALISVISQKSHATIIQDSVPKISIETLVQSQQINEQQAELFGRLLVQDLDGRIKPINTLASECIRKVSRKAYFKYPSNKKTLKLNVNQVFLGMHMAPQVWQRIPIIKADTDKTGDLLNNLEVGKNGLYAFVDFLKSDGSYILSEAAETANKKKPSERNEFDKEVLKIDERFNILYNLFTGNYLKIFPNKEDTNNTWHSYTHNFNDFTEEDGRFAKTILPAYFNDLSQRQYNEAFKKLNYLKKYQEVISASIIPSSERIEAELWYNKANINFWLFQVFFTIGFLLLIVSIIKMFTLNKAINIIWNVLILLTLTSFLLFTFNIILRWYVAQHAPWSNGYEMLVFVAWCLLLSGLITFRKSDFSLPLATLFSGALLFVSYLDWLNPEITNLMPVLKSYWLKIHVATIVSSYAPLGLSAVLGIMALLLMLFRTKKTKTIIDLKIKELTYINELSMTIGLFTLAVGTFLGGVWANESWGRYWAWDPKETWALISIIIYAIVLHLRFVPKLNNFYVLNVASMFAFWSIVMTSFGVNYYLSGLHSYAAGDSVPVPKFVYVIFFSMILITILVALKRKKHQAVK; from the coding sequence ATGAACAAATTATATAAATTCTTTTCATCATCTACTTTAGCTTTAATCTTGCTATTAGTTTTTGCTATAGCTATGGCTGTAGCTACGTTTGTTGAAAACGATTATGGAACAGCAGTTGCATGGGCTAGTATTTATGATGCTTGGTGGTTTGAAATTGTTATGGTTGGCTTAACAATTTGTTTTATATTCAATATTGTTAAATACAAACTTTTTAGACAAGAAAAGTGGCCTATATTTTTATTTCATGTAGCATTTATAATTATTGTGCTTGGTGCAGGAATTACAAGATATACCTCTTATAGCGGTATTATGAGAATTAGAGAAGGTGCTTCTTCTAACATCATAATATCAGACACCAAACTACTAACAGCAACTATTACAGATGGTAAAAACGAAAAAACCATTCATAAAAAATTTAGTTTTTCTCCGTTACAGAATAATCATTTTGAAATAAACACTAATTTTCATGGGAAAAAAATTAGCATAACGTTTAATGATTATATTGCTGATGCTGCTCCAGAAGTGGTTACCGATAGTATTAACGGAACCCCTCTCTTAGAAATGGTTGCTACCTCTGGAAACGGACGAAATACACTCTATTTACAAAAAGGAGAAATTGAACGTATTGGCTTGCACCAACACGAAGTTGGTTTTGAATCTGATAAGGATAATATTATTAATATTTATGAAGAAAATGGATTATTTAAAATTAAATCACCTCATGATATTGACTTTTTTATAATGGCCAGTCAACAAGCTGGTAAAATAAAACAAGACACACTGCAAAATATTGTGTTACGAACACTGTTTCGCTCTGGTGATTTTTCATTTGTTCCAACGGCTTATCATCCATATGGAAAGTTTAAGTTAAAAAGTTCTGCTACATCTAAAACTGATAACGATAAAACTTTAGATGATGCCTTAATTGTTAATGTAAAAGTAGATAACCAACCCACACAAGAAACCAATCTTTTATACCGTGAAGGCTTTTTACCTATAAAACACGTAGGAGAATTTAATGATAATTTACAAGTTATTTTATCATATGGGTCTGGAGCAATTCAAACACCTTTTTCTTTAAAATTGAATGATTTCCAGTTAGAACGGTACCCGGGGTCTTCTAGTCCATCGACATATGCCAGTGAAGTAATGATTTTAGATGAAGACCAGCAAATACCTTATAGAATATATATGAACAATGTACTAGATTACAAGGGATACAGATTTTTTCAAGCTAGTTATGATACTGATGAAAAAGGCACTGTTTTATCTGTAAACCACGATAGTTTAGGTACATGGACAACTTATATTGGGTACTTTTTAATGGGTATAGGCATGCTTTTTACTCTCTTTGGCAAAACATCACGTTTTCAAATTATAAATAGGAAATTAAAAAAGTTGAAAAAACATACAACTATTTTTATTGCTGCACTAATTTCTGTTATTAGTCAAAAATCTCATGCTACAATAATTCAAGATAGTGTTCCAAAAATATCAATAGAAACACTAGTACAATCGCAACAAATTAATGAACAACAAGCTGAACTTTTTGGACGTTTGTTAGTTCAAGATTTAGACGGACGTATAAAACCAATAAACACACTCGCCTCTGAATGTATCAGGAAAGTTTCAAGAAAAGCGTATTTTAAATACCCTTCAAATAAAAAAACATTAAAGTTAAATGTTAACCAAGTATTTTTAGGAATGCATATGGCTCCACAAGTATGGCAACGCATTCCTATTATTAAAGCAGATACTGATAAAACAGGAGACTTACTTAATAATTTAGAAGTGGGTAAAAACGGTTTATATGCTTTTGTTGACTTTTTAAAAAGTGATGGTAGCTACATACTTTCTGAAGCTGCCGAAACCGCAAATAAAAAGAAACCTTCTGAACGGAATGAATTTGATAAAGAAGTTTTGAAAATTGATGAACGCTTTAATATACTTTATAACTTGTTTACGGGTAATTATCTTAAAATTTTCCCTAATAAAGAAGATACTAATAACACATGGCACAGTTACACTCATAACTTTAACGATTTTACAGAAGAAGATGGCCGTTTTGCAAAAACTATTCTGCCTGCATATTTTAATGATTTAAGTCAAAGACAATATAATGAAGCGTTTAAAAAACTTAATTATCTAAAAAAATATCAAGAGGTTATTAGTGCTAGTATCATCCCTTCTTCCGAACGTATTGAAGCCGAATTATGGTATAACAAAGCCAATATAAATTTTTGGTTGTTTCAAGTGTTTTTTACAATTGGCTTTCTGCTTTTAATAGTTTCTATTATTAAAATGTTTACGTTAAATAAAGCAATAAATATTATTTGGAATGTATTAATTTTACTTACATTAACTTCGTTTTTATTATTCACTTTTAACATTATTCTACGTTGGTATGTTGCGCAACACGCACCTTGGAGTAATGGCTATGAAATGCTTGTTTTTGTTGCTTGGTGTCTTTTACTAAGTGGACTAATAACATTTAGAAAATCAGACTTCTCGCTACCATTGGCTACGCTTTTTTCTGGTGCGTTACTTTTTGTAAGTTATTTAGATTGGTTAAATCCTGAAATTACAAACCTAATGCCCGTATTAAAATCGTATTGGTTAAAAATACATGTAGCTACCATTGTTAGCAGTTATGCACCTTTAGGGCTATCGGCTGTTTTAGGTATTATGGCATTATTACTTATGCTATTTAGAACTAAAAAGACAAAAACAATAATAGATTTAAAAATAAAGGAACTCACTTATATTAATGAGCTTTCTATGACTATTGGTCTATTTACACTAGCTGTAGGTACTTTTTTAGGTGGTGTATGGGCTAATGAAAGTTGGGGACGTTATTGGGCTTGGGATCCCAAGGAAACTTGGGCATTAATTAGTATTATTATTTACGCTATTGTATTGCATTTACGTTTTGTGCCTAAACTAAACAACTTTTACGTTTTAAATGTGGCTAGTATGTTTGCTTTTTGGTCTATTGTCATGACTTCTTTTGGTGTAAACTACTACTTATCTGGGCTCCATAGTTATGCCGCAGGAGACTCTGTACCTGTACCAAAGTTTGTATATGTTATATTTTTTAGCATGATATTAATTACAATATTAGTAGCTTTAAAACGCAAAAAACATCAAGCTGTTAAATAA
- a CDS encoding HAD family hydrolase — MNYKAIIFDLDGTLVNSIQDIADAMNTVLKKRHYPTHNYETYKLFVGSGIRSLVINALPNKNPNEAEVDECLSEMMRVYSNHCTIKTHAYNGILELLDILNSKNLKLNIFSNKDETLTKKVANAILPKYFHQVLGLTTEALKKPNPAKALNLINNLGLKPEEVIFVGDSNIDIQTAKNANMLAVGVSWGFRDKQELTNEGADYILDKPIELLDIL, encoded by the coding sequence ATGAATTATAAAGCCATAATTTTTGATTTAGATGGCACTTTGGTAAATTCTATACAAGATATAGCAGATGCCATGAACACAGTACTTAAAAAGCGTCATTACCCTACTCATAATTATGAAACCTACAAACTATTTGTTGGTAGTGGTATTAGAAGTTTGGTAATTAATGCTTTACCCAACAAAAACCCAAATGAGGCAGAAGTAGATGAATGCCTCTCTGAAATGATGCGGGTTTATAGCAACCATTGTACCATTAAAACACATGCTTACAACGGCATTTTAGAGTTATTAGACATTTTAAACTCAAAAAACTTAAAATTGAATATATTCTCTAATAAAGATGAAACTTTAACCAAAAAAGTAGCAAATGCTATTTTACCAAAATATTTTCATCAGGTTTTAGGGTTAACCACCGAAGCGTTAAAAAAACCAAATCCTGCTAAGGCTTTAAACTTAATTAATAATTTAGGCTTAAAGCCAGAAGAGGTCATATTTGTAGGCGATTCTAATATTGATATTCAAACCGCTAAAAACGCCAATATGCTAGCTGTTGGTGTTAGCTGGGGTTTTAGAGACAAACAAGAACTAACCAATGAAGGTGCCGATTATATTTTAGATAAACCTATAGAATTGCTTGATATATTATAA